From Chengkuizengella sediminis, one genomic window encodes:
- a CDS encoding DUF58 domain-containing protein, with amino-acid sequence MNNLKMIFVLLIWTSSLSYSWFKGGYSAWFVSYSLSLLLFYLIIVRLANPKMKTQRTISSETWISGENISVKMNIQLQTWLPFVWIVVEDEWHKQTYFPRLQSTVQYEYFIVNCQRGKYESKGLQIIIKDLFGFIRKKVKIDSELQFIVYPEPIPIVKWRNVQSESEDSNQTSSQRSYESLQFSGIRDYSYGDPMNRIHWKMSAKSNKLKTKEREFSHDYKMMLFLDANKNADHLDSSCFETAVQVAASLLRYGKNQRIGLGLTSNNLEQYKEPLTSSFKMQQAYEFLATVIPNGKISFHETMRQQMMGIQKDVMNVCITSNLDDQLINTCLFLRKQMRKINIVFIYGSAVLNIQQRKYIKSLEEMGCRIEPVNSRHSHSKIKQGGLQHGA; translated from the coding sequence ATGAATAATTTGAAGATGATTTTTGTTTTACTAATATGGACAAGTTCACTTAGTTATAGCTGGTTTAAGGGCGGGTATTCTGCATGGTTTGTGAGTTATAGTCTCAGTTTATTACTGTTTTATTTAATCATTGTGAGATTGGCGAACCCGAAGATGAAAACCCAAAGAACAATCTCAAGTGAAACATGGATCTCAGGTGAAAATATTTCGGTGAAAATGAACATCCAGCTTCAAACCTGGCTTCCATTTGTATGGATCGTTGTAGAGGATGAATGGCATAAACAAACTTATTTCCCACGACTTCAATCAACTGTGCAATACGAATATTTTATTGTAAATTGTCAAAGAGGAAAATATGAGTCAAAAGGGCTTCAAATTATAATAAAAGATTTGTTTGGTTTCATTCGTAAAAAAGTAAAGATTGATTCAGAGCTGCAATTCATTGTATATCCTGAACCGATTCCTATCGTAAAATGGAGAAATGTACAGAGTGAATCAGAAGATAGCAATCAGACATCTTCACAAAGAAGTTATGAATCTCTTCAATTTAGTGGGATTCGTGATTATAGCTATGGTGACCCAATGAATCGCATTCATTGGAAAATGTCTGCAAAATCAAATAAATTAAAAACAAAAGAACGTGAATTTTCCCATGATTATAAAATGATGCTTTTTTTAGATGCGAATAAAAATGCTGATCATTTAGATTCATCATGTTTTGAAACTGCAGTTCAAGTTGCAGCAAGTTTATTACGTTATGGGAAAAACCAGAGGATTGGTTTAGGTTTAACAAGTAATAACCTTGAACAATATAAAGAGCCTTTAACATCTTCATTTAAAATGCAACAAGCTTATGAGTTTCTAGCAACCGTGATTCCTAATGGAAAAATTTCTTTTCACGAAACCATGCGTCAGCAGATGATGGGCATTCAGAAGGATGTAATGAATGTTTGCATCACATCTAATTTAGATGATCAGTTAATAAATACATGTTTATTTTTACGTAAACAGATGAGAAAAATAAACATAGTGTTCATCTATGGATCGGCAGTATTAAA